aaaaaattatggactTGGGGCctttttatttcaaagaagaaggagatccttaatttaaaattgtaaattgttGGAGAATAGGAATCACTTGTTAATTGAATgcaagtaattttttatactgACTCCCTTGTAAATATGGAAAAATCACCCATTAATACTAACTTCCTtgcaactttttaaaaaataataataataataattttaggaTCTCAATCAATCAAAAAGGGAGGGATTgggttaaaaaatttgatttttctacTAAGGACAAGGATGTAGGTAGACCCTCCCATGGAGTAGATGTTtgtctcatattttgaaatttgaagaatggtgattttaaaaagtcaaggctattaaaaataaattgagtgATCAAATATCACAACTCTTAGTAAAGCTCATTTGTACATTTTACAATCAACCTCACAAATAAATAGTCTTTAAAAGTGGCTTGGACACAAATGTATATGGTTAGTGATGTCAATTGGTCAAGCCCGAGCCTGACccaatccaaaaaataaaaacctcaACCTGAAAAAGAGAGCTCGATCATTTGAATTCCGGGTTGGGTTGGGCTTTTGTCCATGCtaaatttcataacatttttaaatattttatatttaattaattaaaattttaaaaagtggaCATCACCTCctatacatattaaaatttaacataaatataaaaattactcaaCAGCTCACCATATaattagataaataataaaataaacataatccAAAACtatgttttataaaattatacaaataaaattatttttttattttttaatacagGTCAGGTCAGCCAAGCCAAGTAAGTCCTGAATCTTGACCTGAATTTAATTGAGCCTTGATTTTTAGGCCTAAACTTGGCTTGAAACCCTTAAATTCTGGTCAAAACCCTTTTAGTTAGGTCAATCAGGACAAAATTGGAGTCGGCACTTTTTTCCATTCTTATAAATTGAGGGATCAAATGTCACAACTCTTACTAAAGCTCATTTGTACTTTTTACAATAAACCTCACAAATAAATAGTCTCTAAAACTGGCTTGGAAAAACATGTATAtgactagggatggcaattggtCAAGCTTGAACCCGACCcgatcaaaaaaataaaaatctcaaccTAAAAAAGAGTCCGATCATTGAATTTCGAGTCCGGTCGGGCTTTTGTCCAtactaaatttcataaatttgttaaagatttttttatatttaagtaaataaaatttaaaaaaaaaaggacatggcatatgtgtgtgtgtgtattaaaattaagtataaatataaaaattactcaaTGTCTCAATCATATCAttatatgaataataaaataaacataatccaaattatgttttataaaattatacaaataaaattattttcttatttttgaattCGAGTCAGGTCAGCCAGGCTAGGTGAGCCTTGAATCTTGATCCAAATTTAATTAGGCCCTGATTTTTAGGTCCAAGCCCGACCCGAAACCTTTAAATTTGGGTCAAATTTCGAAAGATTTTGATCTGGTCAATCGGGCTAAAATTGAGACCGGCTCTTTTTGCCACTCTTATATATGGTTCCTTTTGACCCAATGGGTCATGAACTTTTTAGACACagtgatgattttttttggcCCAATAAAGGTTGAATTTGTGTTTTATCATGCAATTAAAGTTTACAAACACTCCATTTAAAATTATGCTCACCccaaaattaattaccaaaGAAGTAAAACctaaatgaatatttcaatttagtagtgaagctaatttttttcatcCGGGTTAAATCCAGGTACTTTTACAAGATGTCATGTCTATTGTTATTTATCATATCATTTCATTATCATATATAAGAGAGATAGCTACACATATGCCACATAATtgtcataataaaaatgatgccaagaaataaaatttaaatgctaaatacaaaaatcaaaaaatcaatttataattttcatggCCAATGATAGCCAACTACCCCTTTAATtgtcataataatattttggcCAGTATaactatatatttagaaatattagTTGTAGTTCCTACTGCTATTTCAGGACCGTCAGATATCATGTAAAGAGCCGACAACTCCTTGATACAACTAACAGCATGGATTATAACTAAAAACGGTATTTAAACATACAGGAAAGACATTATCATTCTTCTGAATTAAAGGGTATCTATATTGAACGAAAATCTATTTGTTTATGTTAACTTAAGATTGAAAACTGGGGCTGAGAATGGAAAATCATTAAGTTATGTGGACATTACAAGTCATATGACTTGGGCAGGTCTAATACAAAAAGGTGTACAAATTAACCTTAATGCATCAGCAATTTCTGTGAGTAGTTTTGTTAATTCAATAGTCTATTCCCTTACAACTCCATCAACACGAAAAAAGTTGATCATCAATTCAAAATGAGTTTGCTACAATGAAGAACAATAGTCAAAATGTTTGTTGCAACATTTATTGTATGCTTCTAGCCGaatcttattaaaaattagagaatattGGTTGATTCAAATCAATGTGGAACTATTACCGTACGCCCATGACTCTTACATGAGAAtgtcctcattttttttaatatggatTTAGAATTTTACAACATTGTAAAAGTTTTTTACAATGTTGTAAAATTTCGAATcgacattttaaaaaatacggATATCTGCAAggattataataataagactacatgcatgtatttcatttgtgttttaTAACTCTGTGattgtttttcatttgtgttttACAACTCTATGATTTGTTTGATGATGTACGCAATTATCCCATGCTTTCTAAAGCCATGGATAATATTAATCTCTTTGGtagttatcaaaattttaaagaatgaatgaataattatttatctctatttttaaaatgtaatacaaaaattaaggtgaaatgaaacaaatcaTACACCAACAAAAAATGCTATCTATTCCCTTTAGTGTTTGCATCATTAGTTGTGAAATCATCCTTGAATTTGAGAGCTGCATTTCTAAGCCAAGCCCCCCCACCAGTCAAGTCCTTGGACAAGAACATAGATGCTTCAACATCTGATAAGCTGTTTGACCAAGCAACCCTTTTTGATCTATCAGCTCCCGGACCCGAACACCTGTATTCACCGTAGTACAACTTTCTGCAAAATCAACACATCAAAAACAATGAAACAAGTTAAACACCTGGCCTGTGTGTGGTTAATTTCAATTTGGTACACATACTATTAAAGCagattaattgaataaatgaTATACTTCTGCTTGGCATGGTCGTTCAGATCATTCCATCCTTGGGGCAGTATCACATCGGACATGTAAGTCAGGGCATACACAACCCTAGAATAAGGACCCCAGGGCCTTCCAAGCACTGCCTTACCAACGCCGGAAATCTTGCAATCCAAGAAAGTGAATCCAGTGTTTTCCTCTGATGACACTCTTTTCTGAGCAGTTATAGCTCCGCCCCACGTGGAAAGAGAATGTATAAGGCATCTCTGCAAATTAAGGTCATGAGTCAATGTTGtgaaacttaattaattaattgtttatgcTGGAAATTAAGGTAGCGTAATGAGAATGAGTACTCACTTCAAAGAGGGAGTTAGCATTTCCGCTGATGAAATCCGTGGCTCCTTCGATGTAGCATTTGCTATAATAATGATTTCCAGTGTCATCTAGCAGTGTATGTTGGTAAGACAGAATCCTGCAGCCGTAAAATGCAGCTCTATCTGCAGAGACTCTTAGCGCAACTGCTTTGCCGTATGATCCATATGTGTTCTgtaacatattaatttttcaaggTATAAGTTATATACGTAAATGATGGCTAGCAATCAAGGACTTGATCATATACGAATACTGCAAAGCAAATACGTACCTGAATCGTTAGAGATCGCGCAACAAAATGAGAAGCCAACACAGTGAGAGTTGCAGAATCAAGGATGGAGCCACCATCACTCCATGTTATTTTGGTGCGAGATGCCTTTGTGCCACTGATTGTTATGAAGGGCTTATTAGCAGGCACAATAATCTTTTCTCTGCATATATATGATCAAGCACATGTAAACATATAGAAGAAATTGTGTATTGACTTCCAGCTATTGAAACCaacaaaattcaattgaaaatatatataaaagaagagATGTAACATTTAATTATTGACCTGTAAATTCCTGGGGCAACCGAAATGAAAACCAATTCTGAGTTATTATCTGGTACAGAATCAATGGCTTCTTGTATGGTCCTAAAATCTCCTCTGCCGTATTTTTCAACTCTAATGAGAACAGCAGTGGAGAAATCTTTGGGAATTGTAGCAGTGGAGCCGCAGGTAGCCGTGATTGAAGCAAAAACAATTGTTGATGCAACAAACAGAATGCTAACATTTTGACTATAATTCTTCATTGTAACAGAACCCATATACGTTAATGATCAACTTTTTCTACACCTTTCAATATATGGCTTTCCCTGCCCCCAGGTGAGATTAGATATAAACCTTTACTTACTCTACTTAATTAGAAACTAACAAATAAAGATAGGTCTATTTAGAGATTGTTACTGTCATATGACTTGTAATGTTAACATCACTTGAGACTTGACGATTTTTCATTCTCACCCTCAGCTGTCATCTAAAGTTAACATATACAGATAGACAATGACATAATTTAGATACCCTTTTAATTTAGGAGAATGATAGTTCTTTCCTGTAAGTTTGAATACCTTTTTTAGTTGTAGTCCATTTACTGTTATTTGTTTTAGGGAGTTAACAGCTcttgactttgaaaaatattaataataaaaccttATATCCAACGGTTGTGAGCTGGCAATATTATAGAAACCAGACTATTATTATCACGTATTTGGCTATTATTTTCCCGTGAAATCATACATTAaccttttgatttttgttgtatttaaaatttttaatttttttccttaattaatatcatttttaattgccacaataatattaactttcTAAGGACGTGGGCTTGAAGCTTTTTTCATGTGACATGGAATCTTTGCTGATATCTTTTGCCATCCCTCCTATGCCTTAAAACtgagaattttcttttgacaTTTATATGGCTCCTTAATTTTGGTTCATCGGCCCCCTTAAAACAGAAGCTACAAGATTTGTCAATTACATGGAGTCTGATTTGGTTCTGCTTAGTGCCTGTTCCAAATTAAGAGTATATAGTTGTTTCTTACTCTTTATCCAAATCAAGGTAACTACGTATACGACTTTCATTCGTCAGAAATGACCACAAAAATCCTCGTCCATAAACAATACATGCAAGCAATAGTATAAATGCTGTAAATGGTAGGCGGGTTTGATCATGTTCAATAAACAACCAACTTAATTTAATGGGAAAGCTGCACTCGAGTACGGAGaataattaagtcaattatGTCAAGATTAACTAACAAATACAACATGGCCTGATAGAAAATTTTCTGAGTTTTTACTTTTGCAATTAATCTCATAGCTGATGGGTGATGACTGGACTTGAATAAGTAATCATGTAGCACGTAAACTAAGATTTCACACACGTTATGCAATCTTGTATTTCAAGCAAAATCAGCTAGTGATGCTTCTGCTCACAATATCCTTAATTCTCTAATGTACTTTAATGTTTACGTTAAGATGGCCATCTTTTACTTCAACTGCAAGAAATCGGCTACAAGCCATCAATTTGGTCGACTTTCATCTGGGCATGCCATATATAATATGGTCTACAAACCTAAATGCCTCAGTAAATTCTGTGCAACGTTGCTTCATTCCTTCCCTGAAGCATATATAGTTTATTGGAGATTTTATTCTTTCAACTCCATCgagaacaaattaaaatttgagcaCATGCACATGGGTTCTGCTACAATGAAGCATGTTAACATTATGTTTCTGGCCACAATTGTTTTTGCTTCACTCATGGCTACCAGCACTGCTGCTACTAGCTCCATGGATTTGTCTACTGCCATTCTCGTTCAGTTGATCAATCTGGCAAAGGAGATTTTAAGAAGATACAGGATGCCATTGATTCTGTGCCGTCTAATAACTCGGAAACTGTTTTCATCCGAGTTAAGCCAGGAACATACAGGTACATTTATTTGCAAGCTTGGTATCTCCGGCTGCCTTAATTTGACCGTATATGGAAGTTTTATTGCATGTGCGTCTGCAGAGAAAAGATTGCTGTTCCTGCTGATAAGCCTTTCATTACGATAAGTGGCACAAAGGCTTCTAGCACCATAATAACTTGGAGTGATGGTGGGGAGATATTTGAATCTGCAACATTCACTGTGTTGGCAGATGATTTCGTTGGAAGATTTCTAACCATTGAGGTATTTACTTGCATTATATTTCAGTGTTGGTATTATGAtgctcattttttaaattagtacTTAACTTTATGATTAGTTGcatacaaaatttgaaagctGAATCATAGTAGATCTCCTAATTTATATCTTGAACAACATCAACAGAACACTTATGGGTCAGCCGGCAAAGCTGTTGCACTAAGAGTGTCAGCAGATAGAGCAGCATTCTATGGGTGCAGGATCCTGTTTTATCAAGATACTCTCTTGGATGATACTGGAAACCATTACTACTGCAACTGTTACATTGAAGGAGCCACGGATTTCATTTGTGGAGATGCTGCCTCCCTCTTTGAAGTGAGTGTTCTTCATAGACTACAGAGAAAGAACTTAGATACCATAATTCATTAAGTTCAATTAC
This window of the Citrus sinensis cultivar Valencia sweet orange chromosome 8, DVS_A1.0, whole genome shotgun sequence genome carries:
- the LOC102620040 gene encoding putative pectinesterase 11; translation: MGSVTMKNYSQNVSILFVASTIVFASITATCGSTATIPKDFSTAVLIRVEKYGRGDFRTIQEAIDSVPDNNSELVFISVAPGIYREKIIVPANKPFITISGTKASRTKITWSDGGSILDSATLTVLASHFVARSLTIQNTYGSYGKAVALRVSADRAAFYGCRILSYQHTLLDDTGNHYYSKCYIEGATDFISGNANSLFERCLIHSLSTWGGAITAQKRVSSEENTGFTFLDCKISGVGKAVLGRPWGPYSRVVYALTYMSDVILPQGWNDLNDHAKQKKLYYGEYRCSGPGADRSKRVAWSNSLSDVEASMFLSKDLTGGGAWLRNAALKFKDDFTTNDANTKGNR